In Granulicatella elegans, one genomic interval encodes:
- a CDS encoding isoprenylcysteine carboxyl methyltransferase family protein: MEKYIIYVIVLLVFAIRLAFLKISKRNEKAILENGGEEYGVKNSKRITILHIIFYFGSLAEAIITKAEFDKISLIGLFLLTFSMFMLYIVVHLLDGIWTVKLMIAKNHKFNNHWLFKKVKHPNYFLNIVPELIGIGLICHSKITSIIVLPLYAIVLYIRIKEENTLIEKIIKPNGV; encoded by the coding sequence ATGGAGAAATACATTATTTATGTAATTGTGTTATTGGTTTTTGCAATAAGGTTGGCATTTTTGAAAATTTCTAAAAGAAATGAAAAAGCTATTCTTGAAAATGGCGGAGAGGAGTATGGAGTAAAAAACTCAAAAAGAATTACCATACTTCATATTATATTCTATTTTGGTAGCTTGGCAGAGGCAATAATAACAAAAGCTGAGTTTGACAAAATAAGCCTAATTGGACTTTTTCTATTAACCTTTTCAATGTTTATGTTATACATAGTAGTACATTTATTAGATGGAATATGGACAGTAAAACTTATGATAGCTAAAAATCATAAATTTAATAACCATTGGCTATTTAAAAAAGTGAAACACCCTAATTATTTTTTGAACATAGTTCCAGAACTTATTGGAATAGGACTGATTTGCCATAGTAAGATTACAAGTATCATTGTTCTTCCGTTATATGCTATTGTATTATACATTAGGATAAAGGAAGAAAATACACTTATAGAGAAAATTATAAAACCTAATGGTGTTTAA
- a CDS encoding SAP domain-containing protein, protein MKNARPDFRDIKSFEEFSRYYWYREELSKICQSLGLEYRSTKQELNHIIEQYFMGNRIEQSQRNGNKNQIEVVTLCTPLLECAFSFNQKFRDYFSAVTGVNPFKFHADMATAWRKVKTENDLNFTIQDMLKVYYGESDYAKYDNSACQWNQFLKDFCSDEFSDYYSNKLKVAVIWKEVRDSKNEKIYSRQLLNEYGDKIEEYHK, encoded by the coding sequence TTGAAGAACGCTAGACCTGATTTCAGAGATATAAAGTCATTTGAAGAATTTTCTAGATATTATTGGTACAGAGAGGAACTTTCAAAAATTTGCCAGTCACTTGGATTAGAATATAGAAGTACAAAGCAAGAACTGAATCATATCATAGAACAATATTTTATGGGAAATAGAATAGAGCAGTCACAGAGAAATGGAAACAAAAATCAAATAGAAGTTGTAACATTATGTACACCATTACTTGAATGTGCTTTTTCCTTTAATCAAAAATTTAGGGACTATTTTTCTGCAGTAACGGGTGTTAATCCATTTAAGTTCCATGCCGATATGGCAACGGCATGGAGAAAAGTGAAAACAGAAAATGACTTAAATTTTACAATTCAAGATATGCTCAAAGTATATTATGGCGAGTCAGATTACGCTAAGTATGATAATTCAGCTTGTCAATGGAATCAATTCCTAAAGGACTTTTGCTCAGATGAATTTAGCGACTATTATTCTAACAAGTTAAAAGTTGCTGTTATATGGAAAGAAGTTAGAGACTCAAAAAATGAAAAAATTTATTCGAGACAACTCCTAAACGAATATGGAGATAAAATAGAGGAGTATCATAAATAA